The Silene latifolia isolate original U9 population chromosome Y, ASM4854445v1, whole genome shotgun sequence sequence TAGCTACTAATAGAGTTTGTGTTCATTTCCCTTCACCACTTGCCATTGATTATAATGTCTACTTTCATCAAGTTGGTAATATTAATATAGATATAGAAAGTAGAAGTTTCTGAAACTCCAAATTTAGACACAACCTCGTGGTTATATTCTGTGGATACACACCTGCAACTAGTGTGGATACACATCTCTGGCTGTTTGGATATACACCCGCTGGTTTGTGAATACATAGCCCCGGCTTCGCAGATACACATCCCTACTGTTTTGCCGGCACTTATGTGCCGGAGATGTTAATTTTATTTTacatataaaattattttaaactaACTTAACGTTACTTTTTTCATGTTTTACGACCAGGTGAGTTCGTAGATTGGAGTGTGTTTTGAGGATGTGTTGTGCGTAGTGAAATGTATTTGAATTTAATAGTGTTGTGTTCAAACATTCCAGGAACATTTTTGACTCAATTGTTTTTGTTCATCAAATGTATTTTTGTTTCAATCGTTTTTCAATGTATGGCTACTATTAATACTATTCAGTTATTAAATTCCTATTAAGACATCTTGCGGTTATTGCGTCGGTACACATTACTGGTTGTGTAAATACACATATATGACTTTCTGGGTACAGATACACCCCACCTGCTGTGGGATACACACCCATGGTCGTGTGGATACACACCGCATCCGTGTGGATACGCATTGTCGGTTGTCCGGATACACATCCCGGCTTTGTGGATACACATCCCCGCTTTGTGGATACACATATTCTTTTTATGTTCGCTTTGTTGTTCTTTCATTTAACAAAATGTGGATGTTACTCTTATTCAGTTTAAAGTGTGGAAACTCCTAATATTCTTATCACATTGATTACTCTTATTCACAAATCAAACCGAGAAGAAACTCGGCTGTAATTGAATCCAAGTATGCACCGGTTAAGGAAGCGTATGCATGCATCCTGAATTCCTATCACTATATTGAAAACACAAATCATCGGCAATATATGAGGGGGATTTGAACCCATGTGTTGTCATGAATCATGATACCTCTGTTGAGATCACTAGGCTAAAACCTCTTCGCTATATAGAACCGATATTGCAACAAATGGATGATACATAAGGCCATATGGGTTAATATTCATGTGCACCTTGACAAAGAGAAACTCGAACTCGCTTTAAAACATTGATTAACAATAACTATTATGAAAtccaagaataataataatacaagaaaTCAAGATATAAGAATTGAATAAACAACTTACATATTCATCAATAGTTTCGGACTTATAATAATACTAAGTTCTTAATTCTATTAACAATTGGTACCCGACAAAGCGAACGGAAATTCTACAATCCAATTTTACCCAAATTCTGACTTGGCCGTACCAAATCCAAGACTCAATTTAATCTACTTATTATTCAAAATGTGGATTGTAGCCGATCTTTGAAGTTAATAAAATATAACCAACATTATAAAAAGTACAGTACAAATTAATAATCCGGAAAGTAATTGCGGATTTCAAAACGAATATCACTGAAAACATCATTATCACCTTCAACCCAATCCACCGGATCGTTTTCCCATGCAAGCGGAATTGTCCCGAACTCAAAGGAAGGCCCCTTCGCATACAAATATGCGACCAGTCCCAAATCATCTCTATtagcaacccataaatatggtccTGACGGAGGTTTAACGTTTTCAAACCACCACCTCGAAGCTTCATTATTAGAAAAGCGCTCTCCGGTTTGCGAGCTTGAAGGAAGCATTTGCGCTCATCTCCCGCTCCAAACTCAATCATTGCATGTCCCTTGAACGACCCATTATCGCAATAGCCGGGTGGATAGCTTGAACTAAATTTAATCCAAAGACTTTAATAATTTCTACTAATCACAAGATCATATGAGAGAGTTTCCTTTCCAAACCCATCTCGTGTGCTTGGCAAATTATAAAGAATACACATCACAGGTTTGACGTACGATATTTCGGAATGGCGTCCAAACTTTCTCAATCAAAGGATTCTATATCGATTCATAGGATGCATCAGATTCATAGGATGCATCAGATGCATCAGATGAATTATTAGAAGACATAATAGTTGAGAGGGAATTCAGTATGGATTAAGTTTGAAGTTTTTTGAAACAAAGAGATTGTAAAACCTATTTATATAGAAATAATTAAGGCAGATGCAATGCATAGAGTGTAAATGACGAATGAATGTTTGGTGTGAAACGTTGTAAATAACCACATTCATGGCACTTGTCACGATGTCTAGAAATGTCTAGAATTGTGTAAATGTGTGGTAAATAATTAAGGCAGATGAAATGTCTAGAAATGTGTAAATGACGGTTTAATCCAAAAAGAATTGAAACTACACCAATTCACTTTTCTTCATTTAATTCCAAGTGAATGACGGTTTCAGATGGGTCCTGTGAATGACGGTTTCAGATACGAGAAAAACTACACCAATTCACTATTCCCATTGTTTCAtcaattttttaaaataaagaacttaatcttcaatttgtatttatattttatttttaattatgtgTGTCATACCTCGACTTTTGAGGGTACACAATAAAAGTTAGTATAATAATAGAGAAGCAAAGTGTTTGAACAGTAAATGTGAGACATTAGACAACCAAATAACACTTCGCGACTTGGGCAATTCTTACTATCATGATGCGTTAATTAAACATACTTCTTAGAAGTCTTTACTTACTAGAAAGACCACTATTTAAAGTCAAATACAACATACTTCTTAGAAGTCTTTACATACTAGAAAGTTTTTAGAATACTTAATACAACTTAAACTTTTTCTAGCTGAAATCAAACTGGACTCACTTTTGAGTGGCTCGACTTGGGCAATTCCTACTATCATGATGAGTCATTTCACCGCAAGCACGATATTTCCTCAAGGGCTTTGCATTTTCTTGTACTGCCTTTTCCTTgtttgaagtaatccgtcttccTGATCCCTTATTCTTACACTTTTTTGGTGGTAGAACACTAACTTCAGACGGTATTTTCGAGCCAATAAGCATCTCAATTTCAGCTTTCTTGTTTTTTGACTTCCCACGCTTAACTGAAATCATCAATTTCTCGTTGAAAGCGCGAAGAAGTTCAAGCAGCTCATCACCAAGTTCCTCATTATCTTCAACAAGCGAAATCAAGTAAATACTTCCGACCACAATTCACTTATCTTACTTTGGTGGTTTTCTATTGACATACAATCAGCTAGGAGGGTTGTCCCAACAACATTAAAAATGGGACGACAAGTTGCATATTTGCCCCATCTGTCTAATAGATACTCCGTAGGGATATCATCAAACCCTCTATCTTTTAACACCCACAGAACATGCTTACAAAGTAACCCAATCCTTTCAAACATCTTACATGAACAAGAAAATTTATTACCAGTTAAATCAACTGTGTATACCTTGTCTTTCTCGCGGACCATTATTGAAATATGCTCATTGTTGTCTTCAGTTGTCCTCGGTGAAAGACCACAAGTAAAACACGCAGCTTGGAGTTCTTCTTGAAATTGATAAAAAACAGTGGTGGTGTAAAATTCAGAGGTTTTTTTTTTCTAGAAGGAGAGGTGTTGATAATTTTGGAGAAGAGTTCTTATCATCGGCAGTCACCTTAGCATATTTCCAATGCTGCGCATCCATAGCCGATtggaaacgcatccaaaactcaacaagaGTGAGGTGCGGGTTTGTGAAATTTCCAAAGAAGCTATTTTCAGATTCTGACCTTGATGTTGTGCGCATAATCCCACCAAGATATATGTCTCTGAAGTAGGCAAGAATCCAACTTGAACGAATGTCAAACATTGACTTCAGCCACTCATGATCAGAAAGCTCATACGAAGAAAGGATTGATTTCCATCTCAATTCGAATTCTTGTGTATCAATCTCTCCATCCCAAACAATAGAatttatttccttcaaaaagtttGTGTTTTGGCAAATTGTCGGCCCGACTTTGTCTGGCAActttttcattatatgccacatgcataaTCGGTGTTGTGTTTTGTCACCAAACACATCTTTTACAGCTTGATTGATGCCTTTGCATTGGTCAGTTATAATTGTAGTAGGATTGAAATCACCCATAGCCTTCACAAAATTCTCAAATAACCAGGTAAATGATTCTCCATCTTCCTTTCTTAACAAACCACCCGCAAAAGTGACGCATCTTTTATGGTTGTCCACACCAAAGGAACGGACAAAACAACATTTTATACTCATTGAAGTTATAAGTAGCATCAAAAGAGACGGCTTCCCCAAAAAGGGCATAGTTTTTAATTGAGATTGGATCTGCCCAAAAAACCTTACTtagtcttttttcatcatccacCTCAAAGTCGAAATAAAATGATGGAGACATAGCCTTTTTTTGCATGAAAGTTTCCAATAACATCTCAAAGATCatattccttgatatatttcttaacatcccttgaaaagtttttgaaatcttCTAAAGAAGCCCCAACATTTTTGTACCCTTTTACATATTCCCTAAACATTCTAAAGGAATCCACTTGACCATGATTTACCCTTGAATTATCCATGATCATTTTCTTGTGAAAGAGATTCAAATTCCTAGATGGTTTCATATGAACCATTGTAGTGGGTAACCATTGCGTGTGTGTACCTCAACAAAATCATAAATTTGGTATTCACCGGTGTCAATTCTCTTAAAACTAACCTTAGCTTCACATCCTGTTCTCGTAACAGTCCTCTTTCTTTTAGTCCCCTTGTTCCTACTTTTGCCTtctttattacacacacaacgcTTGTGTGTAACAATCCCATTAACCAATTTTGTTGAATCTAACCTTGGAATAAACCCACAAACTTTTGCGTATTTGTTGTAAAAATCTATTCCATCTTCCAAATTTGAAAACATCATACCGTTGATTGGTTTTAGATCTTCTGGACAGCTTGGGAATCCAAAAATTGTGTTTTCAGAACCAACTTGTGGGGTTTCTACAAGACAATTTAACCAAAAGGTTGTTATTTTTAAGGGAAGTACATTATATTAGTTAAATCAAACCTTGTAAATGAACAAACCACAATTTTTTTACCTGGTGCATTAGTCAATGGAATCATTGGAGGTATATCATTGTTCATTAGAGCATAACCATTAGAAGAAACTATACTGTCTGCACAGGAAATGACACACAAAAGGGGAAACGCATTATGTTCCAAAGtaccaaaatcaagcaaaaatatAGTCCATAGGTACACATTACTATGATATTAGATACATGCTTTCGCTACATTTTTGCGTGCACTGTTGCATCCGTCAAGGGAAGTACAACCAAGATATCCGAGGCATGGACATTAGTAGCAGGTATACTATCTGCACAGGTACACATCTCATTCAAATTAGATACAATAATTCATATGTCACTATACATCAACAATTTGTGCAGAGAGAAAgaagttttcgattttcaaactGCTAAACATTCATCCAAAAATTTTCAAATGCTATACTAGCTTAATTTTTTGCAATATCGCTCTACTTGCACAAAATCATAATCGATGAGTATTTATCACATACGGAGCACAGATTTTCCCACCCAAGCCACATTAGGTACACTATTTTAGCTAGCCAGATACACTGTTTTAGCTAGCcagatacatttttttttcaaaatagctGGAATGATGTATCTAACAGCCAGAGATGTATCTTTGGCTAAGAATTTTATTCTGTCAGAGATATATCTTGTGACCCTCATTAAACCacccaaaaaaatacaaaaacagtCAGAAAAATTATCCACAGCTAGAAAAATTATACAGAGGTACACATCTTTGTGATCCTAGATACACTACTTCAGTTTAGTAGATACATGTATCTGACATTCCGCAATAAGAAAAAACAGTAATGTGTACCTATAACTTCTTCTGTCATTGATTCATCCTCTTTTCCGTTATCACTTACAACACCTTAAGCAATTTCAGAAATGGATCCCAAATTTAATTGAAAAAATAGTTCCCAAAAATGTATTTACAACAATAATTCATACCTAATCAAGAGAAGATGATGAAATTATAACCATCCTAAAAATAGTATCAAAACACAAACTAAATTACCATCAAAATCTCAAAATACGATTAAAATtggtaaaccctaattttaagaATTTCAATTTGTTCAAACCCTAATTTACGATTTAAATTTTGTAAACCCTAATCTGAGTAAAAACTTACCTCTTAGATTCGCATAGGACAAGAACAATAATGGCGGAAAGTAGGATGATTTGAAGCAATGGAGATCGCGTTTCTTCgatcaaatttttttttgttgttgggaTGAGTTTTTAGGTGAGGGTGAGTTTTATTACCGCGCTTTAACTTTCCTTTTTAGatggttcgtacggttcgtacgaTAAGCtagttcgtacctgaacccgcccctatatatatatatatatatatatatatatatatatatatatttatatatatagatatatagatagatagatagagagagagagagagagagagagagagaggagatctaatgagtcccttacctcatttgagtccttaagtccttataaggacccttAGATGGACAACATCTATGGTGGAGATTTTTTACAAAATGTAGgccaaaaaaaaagggaaaagcttGGCTATGAAAGAGGACAACAATTCCTGCCAATTGTCCTTACCAATGATCATTTCCTGCGGACAAAAGCATATATCCTTTGTACTATGTTTCCACTTCCCACATTCTTCCTTCCTGAACACACTTAATTATTCCAAcctgtttctttctttcttctctctaaaactgggTGCTTTCATCTCAAAACGAAGCTAAAGTTCTCTCTAAATCCTCCAAACCAGCGTAAACATGCAAATAATAGATGACATCAATGgtatttctttattttattcattgttttcagtcacgttttcatatttttcagttgaataggaaggatgaaGGTAATCATTACAGTTTTGCATGTCATCGAATTTGTTCATTCttgttttgattatttgttaCTGGGTTTGAAATGAAGATTGTTAGAAGTAAATCTTCATGCTGGGTTTTCATTAATTTGAGTTTGGATTAGCATGAatgcattctgacaacatttacatgaacatttttgctatagttttacatttacactttttatttgttatattttttttatgtgagttagcattctgacaacatttacacttttgttgacatttacacttttaaagcctcacatttacactgcattactgctcacgtttacacttttcctgtacttttaaatttacacttttttattgttatagtcacctttgcatttttattgttatatttttttatgTGAGTtggcattctgacaacatttacacttttgttgacatttacacttttaaagcatcacatttacactgcattcctgctcacatttacacttttggtgtacttttacacttttgttgacatttacactttcagacaatcacatttacacttcctttCTCCTACACATTTGGATGTTTACTCTTTTTGCTATAgttttaaatttacactttttaattgttatattttttatgtgagttagcattctgacaacatttacacttttgttgacatttacacttttaaagcctCACATTTACATCAGATATCGCTCACGTTTACACTTTTCCTGTacttttaaatttacacttttttattattatagtcacctttgcatttttattgttatattttttatgtgagttagcattctgacaacatctacacttttattgacatttacacttttaaagcatcacatttacacttcgtttCTGCTACACATTTGGATGTTTACTCTttttgctatagttttacatttacactttttaattgttatagtcaccttttaattgttaatattatagttttaatttgagttagcattctgaaaacatttacacttttgttgacatttacacttataaagcaacacatttacactgcatttctgctgacatttacacttttgctgacatttacactttcagaacagcacatttacacttcgtttctactgacatttacacttacacttttggatgtttacTTTTACTATAgttttgacatttacacttttgctgacatttacactttcagaacagcacatttacacttcgtttctactgacatttacacttacacttttggatgtttacTTTTACTATAgttttgacatttacacttttgatgacatttacactttcagaacagcacatttacacttcatatctgaggacatttacatttacacttacactctgTGCACATTTACAGACTTGGTAAAACAGAATGGGGTTCAACCTGACAGGCAGGAGCTGTGTAGGGAGGTGGAGAAGAGGTTTACAGTCTTTACACCGTACATCGGCCAGGAGTTTGGAGGGGTTGAGGATGCGGTGACTTTTTATAAGATATACAccattgcttgtgggtttgatgtCCGTAGGTACACAACAAAAAAATGGCGTGGCGGTGAGATCAAGTCAAAGCTCGTCGTCTGCAATCGAGAAGGTTTCGCTCACAAGACGCCCAGAAAAGATCAGGATGACGGACTGGATGGGGAGAAGTCACAAAGGATATTCAGGGTCACTAGAGTGGGGTGTATAGCGAGGATACGACTATATATGAAGAATGGTCTTTTATTAATTGATCGGTTCCACGAGGGTCACAATCACGAGCTTATCTCACTCAAGGACAGAGAGTTCCAGAAATTATCGCGTAACATAACAGATTATCACAAGATGATAATCGTTTCAAACTCAAGGGTTTGTAATACATAATCACTCTCTATACTAAATAAATAATTCCATTCATGTTATATTTATATGACGTATCATTAATGATTGATTGGCGGTGAAGATAGGAGCAACAAAAACATACAGAATCTGCAAAGAACAAGTGAATGGATACGAAAACATTGGAGCAagcttaaatgattttaagaacttccataaGGATGTTAAATGTTTCATTCACCAACGGGATGGTCAGTTGTTTGTTGACCATTTCAAGGAAATGACTGAAACAAGAATAGGTTTCTACTTTGACTATGACCTTGACGATGATGGCAGCCTACGTAGGGCCATATGGGCGGACGGTACCGCCCGAGATAATTACAAAATTTTTGGTGATGCGGTGTCATTCGACCCAACTTACTCCACCAATAAGTATTCTATGGTATTCACATGCACCATTCACAGGTGTTGACCACCATAAACGATCTGTGACGTTCTGTGGGGCTCTAGTTGCAAGGGAAGATTATGAGTCGTTTAATTGGGTTTTCAGCCGGTTTTTACAAGCAATGGGGGGGTAAGGAACCCGATTACATAATTACAGATCAGGACCCAGGTATTATCAAATATGTCCCTCTTGTTTTCAAGACAGCGCGCCATCGGTTCTGTATGTGGCATATAATAAACAAAATGCCAATTAAGTTTGGCATCTCGAGAAGCGATTATAATGAGTTCATCTGTAAAATTAatgacattatatgggacgatgaGCTTGAGGCAGCAGAATTTGATGGTATCTGGGAGCAAATAATTCAAGATCATGGTGTTGGCGTAAATGATTGGTTTGCAGATACATATGCTATAAGGGGACATTGGGCGATGGCGCATTGCAGAGACTTGAGGATGGCTTCGATTATGAAGACAACTCAAAGATCTGAGAGCGAAAATAGCTTTTTCAAGAGGTTTGAGCACAAGTCAGGAACattggttgagttttggatgcgtttcgAGAGTGCTATGGACCAACAAAGACATACACAGAAGCAGCTTGACAACATGGATAAGCACTCGTCCGCAACGGCGTCAACACATCTGGCATTAGAGATTCATGCTGCAAAGGTGTACACCTATTCAGCTTTCCACAAATTCAAACAAGAAGCCATCTTCTCAATTGATACATGTAGAACAGGAGGTTTTACTGAGAGAGGCGAGTTAGAGGTAACTACTGTCAAAGATTCAACCAGAAAGAAGAATTTTGAAGTTGCGTACAGTCCAGGTAATTTACACttcctatgacatttacactttctatttttatctcatttaaattcctataacttaacatttacacttctaataacttaacatttacacttcctattagtttacatttacacttcctattagtttgcatttacacttctaataacttaacatttacactttacaattgatgacatttacactttacatcatatgacatttacacttcctataccttaacatttacacttttccacttattgacatttacactacatttcatgacatttacactttacatcatatgacatttacacatttaaatccctataacttaacatttacacttctaataccttaacatttacacttctaattacttagcatttacacACTACATTtcctgacatttacactttacatcatatgacatttacacattcAAATCCCttaaacttaacatttacacttctaataccttaacatttacacttcctattagtttacatttacacttctaattacttcgcatttacactttacaattgatgacatttacactttacatcatatgacatttacacttcctatacctttttacacttctaataccttaacatttacacttcctataccttaacatttacacttttccacttattgacatttacactacatttcatgacatttacactttacatcatgacatttacacattcaaatccctataacttaacatttacacttctaataccttaacatttacacttcctattagattacatttacacttctaattacttagcatttacactttacaattcaatacatttacactttacatcagtgACACTATTTTTAACGTTCACACTTACATGCTAGCTTTATCTGATGACACAGGTACACGTAAAGCAAGCTGTAGTTGTACGATGTTTGAAAGAACCGGAATCCTATGCCGCCATATAATATGGATTTTTTCAGCAAGTGGGATAAAGACTATACCAGAAGATTATGTTCTGAATAGATGGATGAAAGAGTATCTCCGATTAAGGATTTTCAATACTAATGGTGAAGGAACAGAAAACATGCAAGTCATCGATGAAAAACAAATTGCAATGTCAAtaatgtggtcagaagttcatgaaGCTGTAGGGCTCCTTCGAGACAAAGGAATAGCTGATGTTGACAGCTTTTCCGCTGTAATTAGATCATTTA is a genomic window containing:
- the LOC141629418 gene encoding uncharacterized protein LOC141629418; this translates as MYSIVSSNGYALMNNDIPPMIPLTNAPETPQVGSENTIFGFPSCPEDLKPINGMMFSNLEDGIDFYNKYAKVCGFIPRLDSTKLVNGIVTHKRCVCNKEGKSRNKGTKRKRTVTRTGCEAKAMGDFNPTTIITDQCKGINQAVKDVFGDKTQHRLCMWHIMKKLPDKVGPTICQNTNFLKEINSIVWDGEIDTQEFELRWKSILSSYELSDHEWLKSMFDIRSSWILAYFRDIYLGGIMRTTSRSESENSFFGNFTNPHLTLVEFWMRFQSAMDAQHWKYAKMFERIGLLCKHVLWVLKDRGFDDIPTEYLLDRWGKYATCRPIFNVVGTTLLADYNEELGDELLELLRAFNEKLMISVKRGKSKNKKAEIEMLIGSKIPSEVSVLPPKKCKNKGSGRRITSNKEKAVQENAKPLRKYRACGEMTHHDSRNCPSRATQK
- the LOC141629419 gene encoding protein FAR1-RELATED SEQUENCE 5-like, whose translation is MILDTCFRYIFACTVASVKGSTTKISEAWTLVADLVKQNGVQPDRQELCREVEKRFTVFTPYIGQEFGGVEDAVTFYKIYTIACGFDVRRYTTKKWRGGEIKSKLVVCNREGFAHKTPRKDQDDGLDGEKSQRIFRVTRVGCIARIRLYMKNGLLLIDRFHEGHNHELISLKDREFQKLSRNITDYHKMIIVSNSRIGATKTYRICKEQVNGYENIGASLNDFKNFHKDVKCFIHQRDGQLFVDHFKEMTETRIGFYFDYDLDDDGSLRRAIWADGVDHHKRSVTFCGALVAREDYESFNWVFSRFLQAMGG
- the LOC141629420 gene encoding protein FAR1-RELATED SEQUENCE 9-like; protein product: MPIKFGISRSDYNEFICKINDIIWDDELEAAEFDGIWEQIIQDHGVGVNDWFADTYAIRGHWAMAHCRDLRMASIMKTTQRSESENSFFKRFEHKSGTLVEFWMRFESAMDQQRHTQKQLDNMDKHSSATASTHLALEIHAAKVYTYSAFHKFKQEAIFSIDTCRTGGFTERGELEVTTVKDSTRKKNFEVAYSPALSDDTGTRKASCSCTMFERTGILCRHIIWIFSASGIKTIPEDYVLNRWMKEYLRLRIFNTNGEGTENMQVIDEKQIAMSIMWSEVHEAVGLLRDKGIADVDSFSAVIRSFKQSMSPLGEVLNKNQQMEKFLNCTACEIVTILPPKNSKNKGTGKDCLSPKQKQWCWLGNPNVSVRIARE